In the Leishmania donovani BPK282A1 complete genome, chromosome 31 genome, one interval contains:
- a CDS encoding ATP-binding cassette protein subfamily C, member 6, putative, with protein sequence MPAYSVSGQLARASATPHPPVHPTVLTPVYHQSSHPRPPPRGLRDLFGEEPAYEKQPEDRAGWLLGAFFHTWLGDLMQRAAREELTMDGLPRPMREYRAYNAGVALSAELQRQRARRHAWDGYVGARVGVRWDDASDGVLRWVGAVQQYGTPGRLYAGVEWRVAPSRRRGCCVRRCMGWLLCRGCSAPVPEQGPGAYHRGEVDGEHLFDPVEDDTVLTCERVEDVVFRLGLRDDASQVSSTRALLKELPESAQQCPHPIQVWWAVWTLFRQSIMHVVVLGIIRNGCQLMTPLLLKWF encoded by the coding sequence ATGCCCGCATATTCCGTGTCAGGCCAACTTGCGCGCGCAAGCGCCACACCTCACCCGCCTGTCCACCCGACGGTGCTGACACCGGTGTATCATCAGTCGTCCCATCCCCGACCTCCACCACGGGGACTTAGAGACCTCTTTGGTGAAGAGCCCGCATATGAGAAGCAGCCGGAGGACCGTGCCGGCTGGCTACTCGGGGCGTTTTTTCATACGTGGCTTGGCGACCTCAtgcagcgcgcggcgcgagagGAGCTGACCATGGATGGGCTGCCGCGCCCGATGCGCGAGTACCGCGCCTACAACGCTGGCGTCGCGCtgtcggcggagctgcagcgccagcgagcGCGCCGCCATGCGTGGGACGGCTacgtcggcgcgcgcgtcggcgtgcgctgggacgacgccagcgacggcgtgctgcgctgggtgggcgcggtgcagcagtacGGCACGCCGGGGCGGCTGTACGCGGGCGTGGAGTGGCGCGTGGCCCCgtcgcggcgccgtggctgctgcgttCGGCGCTGCATGGggtggctgctgtgccgcggaTGCAGCGCCCCTGTCCCGGAGCAGGGTCCCGGCGCGTATCACCGCGGCGAGGTGGATGGCGAGCACCTGTTCGACCCCGTGGAAGACGACACGGTGCTGACGTGCGAGCGAGTCGAGGACGTTGTGTTTCGCCTGGGATTGCGGGATGACGCAAGCCAGGTTTCATCCACGCGAGCGTTGCTAAAGGAGCTACCGGAGTCCGCGCAGCAGTGTCCCCACCCCATTCAGGTGTGGTGGGCAGTGTGGACGCTCTTCCGCCAAAGCATAATGCACGTTGTTGTTCTCGGCATCATCCGAAACGGATGCCAGCTGATGACTCCTCTCTTGTTGAAGTGGTTT